A genomic region of Xanthomonas campestris pv. phormiicola contains the following coding sequences:
- a CDS encoding DUF3999 domain-containing protein, giving the protein MKRLIFPAVLLALLPVAASAASQRDDYVQQWPLTLQDPDAGAYRVQLDDAVYRSAHLASLGDVEVFNAAGDPLPAALFAAELAETTPRRQPLPWFPLPAVAGGGADNLELIAERDTDGSVRRIRTRIASSATASAEAGWLIDASALREPLRALSLQWAADAQPRQARYRVEASDDLRDWELLVPEATLVDLANQGKRLQQLRIAIDRRVRYLRLLPLSSPPLPTLTGVDAELAPAPVAADWHWQQLDALHADPAQHSFDFASPGRYPVAQLDIALPGNSAIEWRVQSRDDAEAPWQDRAGPWVAYQVGAGASRSPPQTLAQPVRDRYWRLLATQDPGKQRPALRLGYQPETLIFLAQGAPPYALAAGSARTQRAAAPLATTLQALRTQRGPQWEPATATLGAAVPLAGAAALQAPAAPRDWKTWLLWALLVGGALIVVGFAFSLLRKPAAPGAG; this is encoded by the coding sequence ATGAAACGCCTGATCTTTCCGGCAGTACTGCTGGCGCTGCTGCCGGTGGCGGCCTCCGCCGCCAGCCAGCGCGACGACTACGTGCAGCAATGGCCGCTGACCCTGCAGGATCCGGACGCCGGCGCCTACCGCGTGCAGCTCGACGATGCGGTGTACCGCAGCGCCCACCTCGCCTCGCTGGGCGACGTGGAGGTGTTCAACGCGGCCGGCGACCCGCTGCCGGCGGCCCTGTTCGCGGCCGAACTGGCCGAGACCACGCCGCGCCGGCAGCCGCTGCCCTGGTTCCCGCTGCCGGCCGTGGCCGGTGGCGGTGCCGACAACCTGGAACTGATCGCCGAGCGCGATACCGACGGCAGCGTGCGCCGCATCCGCACCCGCATTGCCAGCAGCGCCACGGCCAGTGCCGAAGCGGGGTGGTTGATCGATGCCAGCGCGCTGCGCGAGCCGTTGCGCGCGCTGTCGCTGCAGTGGGCCGCCGATGCGCAGCCGCGGCAGGCGCGCTACCGGGTCGAGGCCAGCGACGATCTGCGCGACTGGGAACTGCTGGTGCCGGAGGCGACCCTGGTCGACCTGGCCAACCAGGGCAAGCGCCTGCAGCAATTGCGCATCGCCATCGATCGCCGGGTGCGCTACCTGCGGCTGCTGCCGTTGTCGTCGCCACCGCTGCCGACACTGACCGGGGTGGACGCCGAACTGGCGCCGGCGCCCGTCGCCGCCGACTGGCATTGGCAGCAACTGGATGCGCTGCACGCCGATCCGGCGCAGCACAGCTTCGACTTCGCATCGCCCGGCCGCTATCCGGTCGCGCAGCTGGACATCGCGCTGCCCGGCAACAGCGCGATCGAATGGCGCGTGCAGAGCCGCGACGACGCCGAAGCGCCGTGGCAGGACCGGGCCGGGCCGTGGGTGGCCTACCAGGTCGGCGCCGGCGCCAGCCGTTCGCCGCCGCAGACGCTGGCGCAGCCGGTGCGCGATCGCTACTGGCGGCTGCTGGCCACGCAGGATCCGGGCAAGCAGCGGCCGGCGCTGCGCCTGGGCTACCAGCCGGAAACGCTGATCTTCCTGGCGCAGGGCGCGCCTCCTTACGCGCTGGCCGCCGGCAGCGCCCGCACCCAGCGCGCGGCCGCGCCGTTGGCGACCACGCTGCAGGCCTTGCGTACGCAACGCGGGCCGCAATGGGAGCCGGCCACCGCCACGCTCGGCGCGGCGGTGCCGCTGGCCGGCGCCGCCGCGCTGCAGGCGCCGGCCGCGCCGCGCGACTGGAAGACCTGGCTGCTGTGGGCGCTGCTGGTCGGCGGCGCGCTGATCGTGGTCGGTTTCGCCTTCAGCCTGTTGCGCAAGCCGGCCGCGCCCGGCGCGGGCTGA
- a CDS encoding phosphoglycerate kinase, whose translation MPILRMTDLDLSGKRVLIRQDLNVPIDDNGQITSEQRILASVPTLRHALEQGAAVMVTSHLGRPKEGVWTQADSLAPVAARLTALLGTEVPLLRDWVDGVEVQPGQIVLLENCRMNVGEGKDDEALAQKYAALCDVFVMDAFGTAHRAQASTHGVIRFAPIAAGGPLLMAELDALAKALEHPAKPLLAIVAGSKVSTKLELLSNLVNKVEQLIVGGGIANTFIAAAGHPVGKSLCEPDLLDTARQIVADANARGAAIPLPTDVVVAKQFLPDAEATVKALAEVADDDLILDIGPQTAAHYADLIAKAGTVVWNGPVGVFEFDAFAHGTETLARAIAASPAFSIAGGGDTLAAVDKYGIAGQVSYISTGGGAFLEFLEGKTLPAVAALQARGA comes from the coding sequence ATGCCCATCCTGCGAATGACCGATCTCGACCTGTCCGGCAAGCGTGTGCTGATCCGGCAAGACCTCAACGTGCCGATCGACGACAACGGCCAGATCACGTCCGAGCAGCGCATCCTGGCCTCGGTGCCGACGCTGCGCCACGCGCTGGAGCAGGGCGCGGCGGTGATGGTGACCTCGCACCTGGGCCGGCCCAAGGAAGGCGTGTGGACCCAGGCCGATTCGCTGGCGCCGGTCGCCGCGCGGCTGACCGCGCTGCTCGGCACCGAGGTGCCGCTGCTGCGCGATTGGGTCGACGGCGTGGAGGTGCAGCCGGGCCAGATCGTGCTGCTGGAGAATTGCCGCATGAACGTCGGCGAGGGCAAGGACGACGAGGCGCTGGCGCAGAAATATGCGGCGCTGTGCGACGTGTTCGTGATGGATGCGTTCGGCACCGCGCACCGCGCCCAGGCCTCCACCCACGGCGTGATCAGGTTCGCCCCGATCGCGGCCGGCGGCCCGCTGCTGATGGCCGAACTGGACGCGCTGGCCAAGGCGCTGGAGCACCCGGCCAAGCCGCTGCTGGCGATCGTCGCCGGCAGCAAGGTCTCCACCAAGCTGGAGCTGCTGTCGAACCTGGTCAACAAGGTCGAGCAGCTGATCGTCGGCGGCGGCATCGCCAACACCTTCATCGCCGCGGCCGGCCACCCGGTCGGCAAGTCGCTGTGCGAGCCGGACCTGCTCGACACCGCGCGCCAGATCGTCGCCGACGCCAATGCGCGCGGCGCGGCGATCCCGCTGCCCACCGACGTGGTGGTGGCCAAGCAGTTCCTGCCCGATGCCGAGGCGACGGTGAAGGCGCTGGCCGAGGTCGCCGACGACGACCTGATCCTGGACATCGGCCCGCAGACCGCCGCGCACTACGCCGACCTGATCGCCAAGGCCGGCACCGTGGTCTGGAACGGCCCGGTCGGGGTGTTCGAGTTCGACGCGTTCGCGCATGGCACCGAGACCCTGGCGCGCGCCATCGCCGCCTCGCCGGCGTTCTCCATCGCCGGCGGCGGCGACACCCTGGCCGCGGTCGACAA